The Bos mutus isolate GX-2022 chromosome 7, NWIPB_WYAK_1.1, whole genome shotgun sequence genome window below encodes:
- the TCOF1 gene encoding treacle protein isoform X4, with the protein MAEARKRRELLPLIYQHLLQAGYVRAAREVKEQSGQKIFLSQPVTLLDIYTHWQQTSEIGRKRKAEEDAALQAKRSRVSDPISSSESSEEEEEEEEAEAKTTKPTPRLAATNSSVTGTVSSSNVKEKAKAKTTKASKTVNSTTHPAPGKAVAHLLTGKSPQKTSGPSANAVLVSETEEEGSMSGLRTATTPGMASADQADSSSEDTTSSSDETDLEAKAAVKPLQVRASATAVKESPRKSAAPTPGKAGVVTPQVKGGAVTPASRAKKPEEVSESSEESDESEEAVPAGTPSQVKALEKTVPIRVAPSPAKGTPGKGATPAPPGKAGPLGKPEEDSESSSEESDSEEETQAVKTPVQAKPSGKIPQVKAASTPKIQVFFPKKGSPPTSPGKAGPAATQAQPRKQEEEESSSSSSKESDSEGEVPTAMRHTTSLAQAKPLEKNSQVRAASATGAGPSAKGTVPALPQKARSVAAQDGKQEDSESSSEEESDSEEEMQKAGTSAQAQSSGKALQIRPASGPTKRPPQKAGPATTQVKVERAEEDSESSEEESDSEDEAPVAKTPAQAKSAVKTSQIKASPRKGTPITPASARVPPVQVGTPAPRTAAAVSTPTCASSPAIVRHTQKPGEDSSSSEESESEEETAPAAAGGQMKSIGKTLPVKAASPPTKGPSGKGTTPGPPGKAGPAVAQVKAEVQEDSESSEESDNEEAAATPAQVKTSVKTPQTKANSSATRVASAKAAAPAPGKGGLAVAQAKVGSPAKVKPPARTPQSSAVSGRGQVSVPAVGKAAAAAAQAQPGPVKGSQEDSESSEEESDSEGEAPPQAKPSGKTPQVRTASAPTKASPKKGAAPVPPGKAGPPATQAKRQEEDSESSSEEESDSDGDVPAAAPPAQKEGSSKTATSKTLAPASLEKKAEESSTSSDEDLPSSQSSWSSCYPRPSAGYRHPEEGSGLGEHSQELL; encoded by the exons ATGGCTGAGGCCAGGAAGCGGCGAGAGCTCCTTCCCCTGATCTACCAGCATCTGCTGCAGGCGGGCTATGTGCGTGCGGCGCGGGAAGTGAAGGAGCAGAGCGGCCAG AAAATTTTCCTGAGTCAGCCTGTAACCCTTCTGGACATCTATACACACTGGCAACA AACTTCGGAGATTGGCCGGAAACGGAAGGCAGAGGAAGATGCGGCCTTGCAGGCCAAGAGGAGCCGTGTGTCAGACCCCATCAGCAGCTCAGAGAgctcagaagaggaggaggaagaggaggaggcagaagccAAAACCACCAAACCCA CCCCGAGATTAGCAGCTACCAACTCCTCAGTCACAGGGACAGTTTCGTCttcaaatgtgaaagaaaaagccAAG GCAAAGACCACGAAAGCCAGCAAGACGGTGAACTCCACGACACACCCTGCCCCGGGAAAGGCAGTGGCCCACCTCCTCACTGGGAAGTCACCCCAGAAGACATCGGGGCCCTCGGCAAATGCTGTCTTGGTGTCAGAAACCGAGGAGGAgggcagcatgtcaggcctcagAACCGCCACCACGCCTG GAATGGCATCCGCCGACCAGGCTGACAGCTCCAGTGAGGATACCACCAGCTCGAGTGATGAGACGGACTTGGAG GCGAAAGCCGCAGTAAAACCACTGCAGGTCAGAGCCTCAGCCACTGCAGTCAAGGAGTCTCCGAGAAAAAGTGCAGCCCCGACTCCAGGGAAGGCAGGGGTTGTGACACCCCAAGTCAAAGGCGGTGCTGTGACCCCAGCCAGCAGGGCCAAGAAGCCAGAAGAGGTCTCAGAGAGCAGTGAAGAGTCTGACGAGAGTGAGGAGGCCGTCCCTGCGGGGACACCCAGTCAG GTGAAGGCCTTGGAGAAAACCGTCCCAATCAGAGTTGCTCCTAGTCCTGCCAAGGGGACCCCTGGGAAAGGGGCCACcccagcaccccctgggaaggCAGGGCCCTTAGGGAAGCCAGAGGAGGACTCGGAGAGCAGCAGCGAGGAGTCAGACAGCGAGGAGGAGACACAAGCTGTCAAGACCCCAGTGCAG gcAAAGccctctgggaagatcccccaggttAAAGCTGCCTCCACACCAAAAATCCAGGTGTTTTTCCCTAAGAAAGGGTCCCCTCCAACATCCCCTGGCAAGGCAGGGCCTGCAGCCACCCAAGCCCAGCccaggaagcaggaggaggaggagagcagcagcagcagcagcaaggaatcaGACAGCGAGGGCGAGGTGCCCACGGCCATGCGGCACACTACAAGCCTGGCTCAG GCAAAGCCCTTGGAGAAAAACTCTCAGGTCAGAGCTGCCTCAGCCACAGGTGCAGGACCCTCGGCAAAGGGCACGGTCCCAGCGCTCCCTCAGAAGGCAAGGTCTGTGGCCGCCCAGGATGGGAAGCAGGAGGACTCAGAGAGCAGCAGTGAGGAGGAGTCAGACAGTGAGGAGGAGATGCAGAAGGCAGGGACCTCAGCCCAG GCACAGTCCTCTGGGAAAGCCCTCCAGATCAGACCTGCCTCCGGTCCCACCAAGAGGCCCCCTCAGAAGGCCGGGCCTGCAACCACCCAGGTCAAGGTTGAAAGGGCCGAGGAAGACTCGGAGAGCAGTGAGGAGGAATCAGACAGTGAGGATGAAGCTCCTGTAGCCAAGACTCCAGCCCAG GCAAAATCAGCTGTGAAAACTTCTCAGATCAAGGCCTCCCCAAGGAAGGGCACCCCCATTACACCCGCATCTGCCAGGGTCCCCCCAGTGCAAGTCGGCACACCAGCCCCCcggacagcagcagcagtgagtacGCCCACCTGCGCGTCATCCCCAGCCATAGTCAGGCACACCCAGAAGCCAGGGGAGGACTCTTCAAGCAGCGAGGAGTCTGAGAGCGAGGAGGAGACagctcctgctgcagcagggggaCAG ATGAAGTCTATAGGGAAGACCCTCCCAGTGAAAGCTGCCTCACCACCCACCAAGGGGCCCTCAGGAAAAGGGACCACCCCAGGGCCCCCTGGGAAGGCAGGACCTGCAGTGGCACAGGTCAAGGCTGAGGTGCAGGAAGACTCAGAGAGCAGTGAGGAGTCAGACAATGAGGAAGCGGCTGCAACTCCCGCACAG GTGAAGACTTCAGTGAAAACCCCTCAGACCAAAGCCAACTCTTCTGCCACCAGAGTGGCTTCAGCCAAAGCAGCAGCACCAGCTCCTGGAAAGGGGGGCCTTGCTGTTGCTCAAGCCAAAGTGGGGTCCCCAGCCAAG GTAAAACCACCAGCGAGAACCCCCCAGAGTAGCGCCGTCTCTGGGAGGGGCCAGGTGTCTGTGCCGGCTGTGGGGaaggcagcagctgcagcagcccaGGCCCAGCCGGGGCCTGTCAAGGGCTCACAGGAGGACTCGGAGAGCAGTGAGGAGGAGTCGGACAGTGAGGGAGAGGCACCTCCTCAG GCGAAGCCCTCAGGAAAGACCCCCCAGGTCAGAACTGCCTCAGCCCCCACCAAGGCGTCCCCCAAGAAAGGGGCTGCCCCGGTACCCCCTGGGAAGGCAGGACCCCCAGCCACCCAGGccaagaggcaggaggaggactCGGAGAGCAGCAGCGAGGAGGAGTCGGACAGTGACGGGGACGTGCCAGCTGCTGCACCTCCAGCCCAG